A section of the Ignavibacteriales bacterium genome encodes:
- a CDS encoding YjbQ family protein: protein MIRISTNEIIKKTRGNCDIINLTDDLIDLLRETGMNQGQCTVFSIGSTSAITTVEYEPGLIKDIPEFLDELIPQYKKYHHNDTWGDGNGHSHLRSSLYKSSLTIPFSNGEFYLGTWQQVVFLDFDNRERTRRIIVQFIGE from the coding sequence ATGATAAGGATCTCCACAAATGAAATAATAAAGAAGACCAGAGGTAACTGTGATATTATAAATCTCACTGACGACCTGATAGATCTTTTGAGAGAGACAGGTATGAACCAGGGACAGTGCACGGTGTTTTCTATCGGTTCAACATCAGCTATAACAACAGTGGAGTACGAGCCGGGACTAATCAAAGACATCCCTGAATTTCTTGATGAATTAATACCTCAGTACAAGAAATATCATCATAATGATACATGGGGTGACGGCAACGGACATTCACATTTGAGATCTTCACTATACAAATCCTCTTTGACAATACCATTCAGCAACGGAGAATTTTATCTCGGCACCTGGCAACAGGTAGTGTTCCTGGATTTTGATAACAGGGAACGCACGAGGCGAATAATCGTACAATTCATC